One Chryseobacterium indoltheticum DNA segment encodes these proteins:
- a CDS encoding LTA synthase family protein has product MAESQNKNLPIYAVFFAIIAKLYFLLTHHIQEDAFITWRVAQNLMDYGVIGFNGPTKISASTTHLYVFVSYIFNLIFGKENFIEPLLIFNTTLFTIGSLFLSHLLFKNNWHKAIFIFLFGILPPSIKISILGMEYGILFFLEMALLYYGFKKEKKWAFILLPTFILFTRIDTVIFLGIVFLVDSFWNKKIRWSYILGGFLGVAVCISFNWFYFGELVNNTIVAKKLAYDKVFTLQQNIEYFRVNYGNFWGMLKLPGDFNPITIVIALFEIVCFIYLIRQREKRNYFLWIIFLFAWTKQIIFLSQKSLFDWYYWVPQILLFVPVLIFVLEQKIKRNLWLTLLILIYILPMLAFQTVHSIATGNGEWNYRRTIGLFLNVYEKDKKQWILLEPAGYVPYFSGLKTIDEVGLVDKQIQEEIKKDKPNYWLNTVKNRKPKYLLSYNNLFEGKDSEYYKIHYRLLNEFRIDNHLKSEYPILEKIYKLKPSGTDYNLYEKIKK; this is encoded by the coding sequence ATGGCTGAATCTCAAAACAAGAATCTCCCAATCTACGCCGTATTTTTTGCAATTATTGCAAAGCTTTATTTTTTGCTGACGCATCACATTCAGGAAGATGCATTTATCACCTGGAGAGTTGCCCAAAACCTGATGGATTATGGAGTAATCGGCTTCAACGGACCTACAAAAATTTCAGCATCTACAACGCATTTGTACGTTTTTGTTTCCTATATTTTTAACCTGATTTTCGGTAAAGAAAACTTTATAGAGCCGTTGCTTATTTTCAATACCACGCTTTTCACCATTGGAAGTTTATTTCTGTCACATCTTTTATTTAAAAACAATTGGCATAAAGCAATTTTCATCTTTTTATTTGGAATTTTACCACCTTCCATAAAAATCTCGATTCTTGGAATGGAATACGGAATCTTGTTCTTCCTTGAAATGGCATTGCTGTATTATGGTTTTAAAAAAGAAAAAAAATGGGCTTTTATTTTACTTCCCACATTCATATTATTCACAAGAATTGACACCGTTATTTTTCTCGGAATTGTATTTTTAGTGGATAGTTTTTGGAACAAAAAAATCAGATGGAGCTATATTTTAGGCGGGTTTTTAGGAGTTGCTGTCTGTATTTCTTTCAATTGGTTTTATTTCGGTGAATTGGTCAATAATACAATTGTTGCAAAAAAATTAGCGTATGATAAAGTATTTACTTTACAGCAAAATATAGAATATTTCAGAGTAAACTACGGGAACTTTTGGGGAATGCTGAAATTACCGGGAGATTTTAATCCCATTACCATTGTCATTGCTCTTTTTGAAATTGTCTGTTTTATTTATTTAATAAGGCAGCGCGAAAAAAGAAATTATTTTCTTTGGATAATTTTTCTTTTCGCATGGACAAAACAAATTATTTTTCTTTCACAAAAAAGCTTGTTCGACTGGTATTATTGGGTTCCGCAAATCTTACTTTTTGTTCCGGTTTTGATCTTTGTTTTAGAACAGAAAATAAAGAGAAACCTTTGGCTGACTTTGTTGATTTTGATTTATATCTTACCGATGCTGGCTTTCCAAACCGTACATTCTATTGCAACAGGAAATGGCGAATGGAACTACAGAAGAACGATCGGATTGTTTCTCAATGTTTACGAGAAAGATAAAAAACAATGGATTTTGCTAGAACCAGCTGGCTATGTTCCTTATTTTTCTGGTTTAAAAACGATTGATGAAGTCGGATTGGTTGACAAACAAATTCAGGAAGAAATAAAAAAAGACAAACCCAATTATTGGTTAAACACCGTTAAAAATAGAAAACCGAAATATCTACTTTCCTACAATAATCTTTTTGAAGGCAAAGATTCAGAATATTATAAAATACATTACCGTCTTTTGAATGAATTCAGAATAGATAATCATCTGAAAAGTGAATATCCTATTTTAGAAAAAATTTATAAGCTGAAACCGTCGGGAACAGACTATAATCTGTATGAAAAAATAAAAAAGTAA
- a CDS encoding DUF1697 domain-containing protein, translating to MQYCAFLRGVNVKGTNMKMAEVCQVFKNAGMENVNSVLASGNIIFSSDKNKDELKTVLEKAMSEYFNYEAFLFVKTAEETEFYWTKNPFDKNDEFHTYAFVGSENVENILMNEFENASKSENEKAEIVNNIFYWQVSKGNTLDSSFGKVLGKKSLKDQFTSRNINTFEKILKKF from the coding sequence ATGCAATATTGTGCTTTTCTCCGTGGCGTCAATGTAAAAGGAACCAATATGAAAATGGCGGAAGTCTGCCAGGTTTTCAAAAATGCAGGAATGGAAAATGTAAACTCGGTTCTTGCTTCAGGAAATATCATTTTTAGCTCAGATAAGAATAAAGATGAGCTTAAAACGGTTCTCGAAAAAGCAATGTCTGAATATTTTAATTACGAAGCATTCTTATTTGTAAAGACAGCAGAAGAAACAGAGTTTTATTGGACTAAAAATCCGTTTGATAAAAATGATGAGTTTCATACATACGCTTTTGTAGGAAGCGAAAATGTAGAAAATATACTAATGAATGAGTTTGAAAATGCTTCAAAATCTGAAAACGAAAAAGCAGAAATTGTAAACAATATATTTTATTGGCAGGTTTCAAAAGGAAATACATTAGATTCAAGCTTTGGAAAAGTTTTAGGTAAAAAAAGTCTGAAAGATCAGTTTACCAGCAGAAATATTAATACTTTTGAGAAGATCCTTAAGAAATTTTGA
- the kdsA gene encoding 3-deoxy-8-phosphooctulonate synthase, giving the protein MIQHLDNIQHKDSKNFFLIAGPCIIEGEDMALRIAEKVIELTNKYNIPYIFKGSFKKANRSRVDSFTTIGEEKSLEILKKVGETFNIPTTTDIHENEHAALAAQYVDVLQIPAFLVRQTDLLVAAAETGKCVTLKKGQFLSPESMKFAVQKITDSNNEKVAIIERGNSFGYSDLIVDYRGIPTMRNYAPVILDVTHSLQQPNQSSGVTGGRPDLIETIAKAGIVVGADGLFIETHPTPETALSDGANMLRLDLLEDLLQKLTRVRESIL; this is encoded by the coding sequence ATGATTCAACATTTAGATAACATACAGCACAAAGATTCTAAAAACTTTTTCTTGATTGCCGGTCCTTGTATTATTGAGGGCGAAGATATGGCGTTAAGAATTGCCGAAAAAGTAATTGAGCTGACCAACAAATACAATATTCCTTATATTTTTAAAGGAAGTTTTAAAAAAGCAAACCGAAGCAGAGTCGATTCTTTCACGACAATTGGTGAAGAGAAATCTTTGGAAATTCTTAAAAAAGTAGGAGAGACGTTCAATATTCCTACAACAACTGATATTCACGAAAATGAGCATGCTGCTCTGGCTGCACAATATGTTGATGTTCTTCAGATTCCGGCATTTCTGGTTCGTCAAACCGATCTTTTGGTTGCAGCAGCTGAAACAGGAAAGTGTGTTACTTTGAAAAAAGGGCAATTTCTTTCACCGGAATCAATGAAATTCGCAGTTCAGAAAATTACAGATTCAAACAACGAAAAAGTGGCGATCATTGAAAGAGGAAATTCTTTCGGATATTCAGATTTAATCGTTGATTACAGAGGAATTCCTACCATGAGAAATTATGCACCGGTAATTCTGGATGTTACGCATTCTTTGCAGCAACCCAATCAAAGTTCGGGAGTTACAGGAGGAAGACCAGATCTTATCGAAACAATTGCTAAAGCTGGAATTGTAGTAGGAGCAGACGGGCTTTTCATTGAAACCCATCCAACTCCGGAAACAGCACTTTCTGATGGCGCCAACATGTTAAGACTAGATTTATTAGAAGATTTATTGCAAAAACTAACAAGAGTAAGAGAATCTATACTATAA
- a CDS encoding TonB-dependent receptor plug domain-containing protein, which yields MKKLVLPLSLMVPVLIFSQSRKRDTTTTRVTNIEEVVFQKKVTGKTNDVTAIRISAKDAKNVASISGGVEGMLKTLPSVNSNTELSSQYMVRGGNYDENLIYINDIEIYRPFLIRNSQQEGLSIINPDMVSAVNFSAGGFEPRYGDKMSSALNIYYREPKKFELSGEASLIGGRLTTGFASGKEDENGNKKFTALFSGRYRNTNLVLNTLNEDTDFNPTYYDFQSYLNYHVNSKLSLSFIGYYSKNDYEMVPKERSVDFGTINQPINLSVFYNGKENDQYKNMMGTVSLNYKPSDKWRFTLDSFSYQNREREYYSIASSYILQTFDPITGNPITSYDVGGQIEHARNDLFVRTYGTQLRARFSPNVNTDVEFGFKYEKENLRDLTNEWKLVDSSGYSIPHPVDDPRFPDASDLDLFYSISGANHIQPTRLSAYAQYSQKFYWGASKVLVNGGARVAHWSFNDETIFSPRAQFAIKPDWNTEMWFRLSGGVYYQAPFYKEIKDLNGNFNPNIKSQRSIQAILANETEFEFENRPFKLTTELYYKKMDNVIPYYMDNVRIRYSGQNNASGYAYGIDTRLFGEFVPGVDSWLSASYARVFENIDGRGNIPRPTDQRFRFAMFYQDYMPKFPQMRVNLTLTYAMGLPNGAPVFTDPYQYQKTLPSYKRVDLGLSYAFVDAEAKKQTYGFLSNFDELTLGVQVFNAFNINNTIANQWITDANSSIMYPVPVRLTGRFFNVKLEFKLK from the coding sequence TTGAAAAAACTAGTTTTGCCACTAAGCCTTATGGTGCCGGTTTTGATATTCTCACAATCAAGAAAAAGAGATACCACGACGACAAGGGTTACCAATATTGAGGAAGTTGTTTTCCAGAAAAAAGTTACCGGGAAAACCAACGATGTTACCGCAATAAGAATTTCAGCCAAAGACGCCAAAAATGTCGCAAGTATTTCTGGCGGTGTAGAAGGAATGTTAAAAACACTCCCGTCGGTAAATTCAAACACTGAGCTTTCTTCACAATACATGGTGCGTGGTGGAAACTATGACGAAAACCTTATTTACATCAACGATATTGAAATTTACAGACCTTTCCTGATTAGAAATTCTCAGCAGGAAGGTTTAAGTATTATCAATCCAGATATGGTTTCGGCAGTTAACTTTTCAGCGGGAGGTTTTGAACCGAGATATGGTGATAAGATGTCTTCTGCTCTTAATATTTATTATCGTGAACCTAAAAAGTTTGAACTTTCCGGGGAAGCGAGTTTAATTGGCGGAAGATTAACAACAGGTTTTGCATCAGGAAAAGAAGACGAAAACGGAAACAAAAAATTTACGGCTTTATTTTCGGGAAGATACAGAAATACCAATCTGGTTCTGAATACTTTAAATGAAGACACCGATTTTAATCCTACATACTATGATTTTCAGTCATATCTGAATTATCATGTTAACAGTAAACTTTCACTTTCATTTATCGGATATTATTCTAAGAATGATTACGAAATGGTTCCTAAAGAAAGAAGTGTAGATTTTGGAACGATAAACCAGCCAATTAATCTGTCTGTTTTTTATAATGGTAAAGAAAATGATCAATATAAAAATATGATGGGTACTGTTTCTTTAAACTATAAGCCGTCGGATAAATGGAGATTTACACTAGACAGTTTTTCTTATCAGAATCGTGAAAGAGAATATTATTCTATTGCATCAAGCTATATTCTGCAGACTTTTGATCCTATCACAGGAAATCCTATAACGTCTTATGATGTGGGTGGACAAATTGAGCATGCAAGAAATGATCTTTTTGTAAGAACATACGGAACACAGTTAAGAGCCCGTTTTTCACCGAATGTGAATACGGACGTTGAATTTGGTTTTAAATATGAAAAAGAAAATCTTCGGGATTTAACCAACGAATGGAAACTGGTGGACTCTTCAGGGTATAGCATTCCGCATCCGGTAGATGATCCGAGATTTCCGGATGCTTCAGATTTAGATTTATTTTACAGTATTTCAGGAGCTAACCATATTCAGCCAACAAGATTATCGGCTTATGCACAATATTCTCAGAAGTTTTACTGGGGTGCAAGTAAAGTTTTGGTAAATGGTGGAGCCAGAGTTGCACACTGGAGTTTCAATGATGAAACTATTTTCTCACCAAGAGCTCAGTTTGCAATAAAACCCGATTGGAATACTGAAATGTGGTTCAGGCTTTCTGGAGGTGTTTATTATCAGGCTCCTTTTTATAAAGAAATTAAAGACCTGAATGGTAATTTTAATCCTAATATAAAATCTCAACGATCTATTCAGGCAATTTTAGCCAATGAAACCGAGTTTGAGTTTGAAAACAGGCCGTTTAAATTAACGACAGAATTATATTACAAAAAGATGGATAATGTAATTCCGTATTATATGGATAATGTGAGAATTCGCTATTCTGGTCAAAATAATGCTTCAGGTTACGCTTACGGGATTGATACAAGATTATTCGGCGAGTTTGTTCCTGGTGTAGATTCTTGGCTTTCTGCAAGTTATGCACGAGTTTTTGAAAATATTGATGGAAGAGGAAATATTCCGAGACCAACAGATCAGAGATTCAGATTTGCGATGTTTTACCAGGATTATATGCCTAAATTTCCACAAATGCGTGTGAATCTTACCTTAACTTACGCAATGGGATTACCAAACGGAGCGCCGGTTTTTACAGATCCTTATCAGTATCAGAAAACTTTGCCTTCTTATAAAAGGGTAGATTTGGGGCTTTCATATGCGTTTGTAGATGCTGAAGCAAAAAAACAAACCTATGGTTTCTTGAGTAATTTTGATGAATTAACTTTAGGTGTTCAGGTTTTTAATGCATTTAATATCAATAATACAATTGCCAATCAATGGATTACCGATGCGAATAGTAGTATCATGTATCCTGTTCCGGTACGTTTGACGGGAAGATTTTTTAATGTAAAGCTTGAATTTAAGCTTAAATAA
- a CDS encoding DUF3347 domain-containing protein, giving the protein MKKHIVTFLFSVFALLSANAQTKTNPQLSKLYQNYISVKSALASDDFKKTSVAAGEFLKTVSSINSKSLDEKKLNSLKSDAKIISSAKNIDAQRKPFYRLSEVMIAVATENKISEKTIFVQYCPMAEGSWLSNEKQIINPYYGSSMLKCGSVKSEIK; this is encoded by the coding sequence ATGAAAAAACATATCGTCACCTTTCTGTTTTCAGTATTTGCCCTTTTATCTGCAAACGCGCAAACGAAAACAAATCCTCAATTATCAAAACTATATCAGAATTATATTTCTGTAAAATCTGCTTTAGCTTCGGATGATTTTAAGAAAACTTCAGTTGCAGCAGGAGAATTTCTTAAAACTGTATCTTCAATAAATTCAAAATCTTTAGATGAGAAAAAATTGAATTCATTAAAATCTGATGCAAAAATAATTTCTTCTGCAAAAAATATCGATGCACAGAGAAAACCATTTTACAGATTATCTGAAGTAATGATTGCGGTAGCTACAGAAAACAAAATTTCCGAAAAAACCATTTTTGTACAATATTGTCCAATGGCAGAAGGGAGCTGGTTGAGTAACGAAAAACAGATTATCAATCCTTATTATGGAAGCTCAATGCTTAAATGCGGTTCCGTAAAATCTGAAATAAAATAA
- a CDS encoding FAD-dependent monooxygenase, with amino-acid sequence MNQISIIGAGIGGLTLGNILKQQNFDFTIYESAPEIKPVGAGIMMAVNAMQIFDKLGLKEKIENAGNKIHGICITDEKLKTISTTNVLALEKKFNSCNVAIHRAELQNILAENLGLENIKLNHSLQQIQKKENYLLEFENGFKAESNIVFGTDGIHSKVRNQIFKTGNIRNAGQKCWRGLTNFELPEKYNNHALEIWGKGKRFGFVKISEQKVYWYALVNENKFRENLDLIETFKDFDSLVLQILEATKPENIILNDIIDLTPIPKWYAENLCLIGDAAHATTPNMGQGACQSIEDAYVIGKLLERNRDFNSVFEEFQKIRRKKVDMIVKNSWTIGKISQWEKGNQIRNFLMRSIPESLNQKMVEKILKLEI; translated from the coding sequence ATGAATCAAATCTCAATCATCGGAGCAGGAATCGGCGGCTTAACTCTAGGAAACATTCTTAAGCAACAAAATTTTGATTTTACCATTTACGAATCTGCACCAGAAATAAAACCTGTCGGAGCCGGAATAATGATGGCCGTTAATGCGATGCAGATTTTTGACAAATTAGGCTTAAAAGAGAAAATTGAAAATGCAGGAAATAAAATTCACGGAATCTGTATTACAGATGAAAAACTGAAAACCATTTCTACAACGAATGTTTTGGCTTTAGAAAAGAAATTCAATTCTTGCAATGTTGCGATTCACAGGGCTGAACTTCAAAATATTTTAGCTGAAAATTTAGGGCTCGAAAATATAAAACTCAATCATTCTTTACAACAAATTCAGAAGAAAGAAAATTATCTTTTAGAGTTTGAAAATGGTTTTAAAGCAGAAAGTAATATCGTTTTTGGAACCGATGGAATTCACTCTAAAGTCAGAAATCAGATTTTTAAAACTGGAAATATCAGAAATGCCGGGCAAAAATGTTGGCGTGGCTTAACCAATTTCGAACTTCCCGAAAAATACAACAATCATGCTTTGGAAATCTGGGGAAAAGGAAAACGTTTTGGTTTTGTGAAAATTTCAGAGCAAAAAGTCTATTGGTACGCTTTGGTGAATGAAAATAAATTCAGAGAAAACCTTGATTTAATTGAAACCTTCAAAGATTTTGACTCATTGGTTTTGCAAATTTTAGAAGCAACAAAACCGGAAAATATTATTCTGAATGATATCATCGATCTCACTCCTATTCCGAAATGGTATGCTGAAAATCTTTGTCTCATTGGTGATGCAGCTCATGCAACCACTCCAAATATGGGACAAGGTGCTTGTCAGTCGATTGAAGATGCTTATGTGATTGGAAAATTGTTAGAAAGAAATAGAGATTTTAATTCAGTCTTTGAAGAGTTTCAGAAAATCAGAAGAAAAAAAGTAGATATGATCGTTAAAAACAGCTGGACAATCGGAAAAATTTCTCAGTGGGAAAAAGGAAATCAGATCCGGAATTTTTTGATGCGTTCGATTCCGGAAAGCCTTAATCAGAAAATGGTAGAAAAGATTTTAAAACTGGAGATATAA
- a CDS encoding sigma-70 family RNA polymerase sigma factor: MRQLKITKQVTNRETASLDKYLQEIGKVELITADEEVDLAQRIRAGDRAALEKLIKANLRFVVSVSKQYQNQGLSLPDLINEGNLGLMKAAKRYDETRGFKFISYAVWWIRQSILQALAEQSRIVRLPLNKIGSINKINKAYAHLEQENERPPSPEELAEVLDMSEEDIKESMKNSGRHLSMDAPLVEGEDSNLYDVLRSGESPSPDKDLMLESLQIEIERALNTLTPREADLVRLYFGLNGKHPMTLEEIGETFDLTRERVRQIKEKAIKRLKHNTRSKILKSYLGK; this comes from the coding sequence ATGAGACAATTAAAAATAACCAAGCAGGTTACCAACAGGGAAACCGCTTCACTAGACAAGTATTTGCAGGAAATTGGTAAAGTAGAACTAATTACGGCAGACGAAGAGGTAGATTTGGCGCAGAGAATTCGTGCAGGTGACAGAGCCGCATTGGAAAAATTAATCAAAGCCAACCTTCGTTTCGTAGTTTCTGTATCTAAGCAGTACCAAAACCAAGGTCTTTCTTTGCCCGATTTAATTAATGAAGGGAATTTAGGATTAATGAAAGCTGCAAAAAGATATGATGAAACAAGAGGTTTCAAATTTATCTCTTATGCAGTTTGGTGGATTCGTCAGTCGATTTTACAGGCTTTGGCAGAGCAATCGAGAATTGTAAGATTGCCATTGAACAAAATTGGATCGATCAACAAAATCAACAAAGCTTACGCTCACCTTGAGCAGGAAAACGAAAGACCACCTTCTCCGGAAGAATTGGCTGAAGTTCTTGACATGAGCGAGGAAGATATCAAAGAATCTATGAAAAACTCCGGAAGACATTTGTCTATGGATGCGCCTTTGGTAGAAGGTGAAGATTCTAACCTTTATGACGTTTTACGTTCTGGAGAATCTCCAAGCCCGGATAAAGATTTGATGCTTGAATCTCTTCAAATTGAGATTGAAAGAGCATTAAACACTCTAACACCGAGAGAGGCAGATTTGGTAAGATTGTATTTCGGATTGAACGGAAAACATCCAATGACTTTGGAGGAAATCGGTGAAACTTTTGATCTTACCAGAGAAAGAGTTCGTCAGATTAAAGAAAAAGCAATTAAAAGACTAAAACACAATACCAGAAGTAAGATTTTGAAATCTTATTTAGGTAAATAA
- a CDS encoding S1/P1 nuclease: MKSIYSKILLLAFVASSVYSYAWGLTGHRVIAEIAENHLSGKAKREIRKMLGQERMAYWANWPDFIKSDTTGAWKQASAWHYVNIDPQTDFTAFEKDLKAQAGANLYSQIKVLSSQIKDEKTSEKDRKIALIFLIHMMGDLAQPMHTGRSEDLGGNKINVTYFGDKTNLHSVWDGKLVDSQKYSYTEYAKLLDIKSKDEVKQIQSGTLENWLYDSHQIANKIYAQTPDGSKLSYDYQYKFNDTMERQLLYGGLRLAKLLNDLF; this comes from the coding sequence ATGAAAAGTATTTATTCTAAAATTTTGCTTTTGGCATTCGTTGCAAGTTCAGTTTATTCTTATGCATGGGGATTAACGGGTCATCGAGTGATTGCGGAGATTGCAGAAAATCATCTTTCGGGAAAAGCAAAGAGAGAAATCAGAAAAATGTTGGGGCAAGAAAGAATGGCGTATTGGGCAAACTGGCCGGATTTTATTAAATCTGATACCACCGGTGCTTGGAAACAGGCTTCAGCATGGCATTATGTAAACATTGATCCACAAACAGATTTTACAGCGTTTGAAAAAGATTTGAAAGCTCAGGCCGGAGCCAATCTTTATTCGCAGATCAAAGTATTATCGAGTCAGATCAAGGATGAAAAAACTTCTGAAAAAGACAGAAAAATTGCTTTGATATTCCTTATTCATATGATGGGAGACTTGGCACAGCCAATGCACACCGGAAGATCTGAAGATTTGGGTGGAAACAAAATCAACGTTACTTATTTTGGTGATAAAACAAATCTTCATTCAGTTTGGGACGGAAAATTAGTAGATTCACAAAAATACAGCTACACAGAATATGCAAAGCTTTTAGATATTAAATCTAAAGATGAAGTAAAACAAATTCAATCCGGGACTTTAGAAAACTGGTTGTACGATTCTCATCAGATTGCCAATAAAATCTATGCTCAAACGCCGGACGGATCAAAATTGTCTTATGATTATCAGTATAAATTTAATGATACCATGGAAAGACAACTTCTTTACGGAGGTTTAAGATTGGCGAAATTGTTGAATGATTTATTCTAA
- a CDS encoding type VI secretion system baseplate subunit TssG: MYDNSTIDMHYNKLQTDFKAEAVAVNLLKYHRSVSNIFIDRIGINDRAYLKDIKSISSHYLGFDEEVLNIKTYREGIYDYLPEGVFHPPSLNTSRKNVEGVVKEIRKQKRIEDDARKFFRPFELEIFFTEISALLKEYDFDLASDTDSLLNIFSELWPIIKMLDKQNAYIFLHVLPFFHQIRGDKKWFERCMTAFLKVPVEITFTPNEIDRMKEDDSSILLGNSRLGVTFIASGKHMDGERNWIVNIGPIPYDEMKNYIPGHPFRKVLQALYDYCLPVSVDIEENFITEKRDYSFVLEDDQRNTNRLGYSTFL, from the coding sequence ATGTACGATAACAGCACGATAGATATGCATTACAACAAGCTGCAGACAGATTTTAAAGCTGAAGCAGTTGCTGTAAATCTCTTAAAATATCACAGATCTGTAAGCAATATTTTTATTGACAGAATAGGAATAAACGACAGAGCTTATCTTAAAGACATTAAAAGTATTTCAAGTCATTACTTAGGTTTTGACGAGGAAGTTCTCAATATTAAAACGTATCGCGAAGGTATTTACGATTATCTTCCGGAAGGTGTTTTTCATCCGCCGTCACTCAATACATCAAGAAAAAATGTAGAAGGTGTTGTAAAAGAAATCCGTAAACAGAAACGGATAGAAGACGATGCGCGAAAGTTTTTCAGGCCTTTTGAATTAGAAATTTTTTTCACTGAAATAAGTGCTTTACTCAAAGAATATGATTTCGATCTGGCGAGTGATACCGATTCGCTTCTTAATATCTTCAGTGAACTTTGGCCAATCATTAAAATGCTGGACAAGCAGAATGCGTACATTTTTCTTCATGTTTTGCCATTTTTCCACCAGATCAGAGGTGACAAAAAATGGTTTGAACGTTGCATGACTGCGTTTCTGAAAGTTCCCGTTGAGATTACTTTTACGCCCAATGAAATCGATAGAATGAAAGAAGACGATTCATCAATACTTCTGGGAAATTCAAGATTGGGTGTCACGTTCATTGCGAGCGGAAAACATATGGATGGCGAAAGAAACTGGATTGTAAATATAGGCCCGATCCCGTATGACGAGATGAAAAATTATATTCCCGGTCATCCTTTTAGAAAAGTTTTACAGGCTTTGTACGATTATTGCCTTCCTGTTTCTGTAGATATTGAAGAAAATTTTATCACAGAAAAAAGAGATTATTCTTTTGTGTTGGAAGACGATCAAAGAAATACAAACAGGCTTGGTTATTCTACTTTTCTGTAA
- a CDS encoding TssN family type VI secretion system protein: MEISSVKGIFLRYILVPLIAVIMMVILGVIRKNKPAIKIRVIIVYVLLCSLCLALPGLFGFSGNSFNPYWYLISQIIYLIFGIIHVNLMHTFFRKHFQSQTTSITFESILSVTCALVGAYLFVLIFGLISKGAGYPVMSATSVLIFFVPLVFYYCYIQFISIPVDIYKTWRYSPDQKPPDFDGADFDRLMVLNVELSKNLEDANRFRIKAKTLPTGVTFGDWFFRVVDDYNHKNPKSIIHLTDEQRQPYYWIFYTKKSFFSFRKYIDFDLDITTNTISENEVVICKRVIQHEEEGKK, from the coding sequence ATGGAAATTTCTTCAGTAAAAGGTATATTTTTAAGGTATATTTTGGTCCCGCTTATTGCTGTTATCATGATGGTAATTTTGGGGGTCATCAGAAAAAACAAACCTGCAATAAAAATCAGAGTTATTATTGTTTATGTACTCTTGTGCAGTTTGTGTCTTGCTCTGCCTGGTCTTTTCGGCTTTTCAGGAAATTCGTTTAATCCGTATTGGTATCTTATTTCTCAGATAATTTATCTTATTTTCGGGATTATTCATGTCAATTTGATGCATACGTTTTTCAGAAAGCACTTTCAGTCGCAGACTACAAGCATTACTTTCGAGTCTATATTGTCGGTAACCTGTGCTCTTGTGGGGGCTTATCTTTTTGTTCTTATTTTCGGATTGATCAGTAAAGGAGCAGGATATCCTGTAATGTCTGCAACCAGTGTACTTATATTTTTTGTGCCGTTGGTATTCTATTATTGCTACATTCAGTTTATCAGTATTCCTGTTGATATTTATAAAACATGGAGATACTCTCCGGATCAGAAACCACCCGATTTTGACGGAGCAGACTTTGACCGTTTAATGGTTTTAAATGTTGAATTGAGCAAAAATCTTGAAGATGCAAACCGTTTTAGAATTAAAGCTAAAACTTTACCGACCGGAGTAACTTTTGGAGACTGGTTTTTCCGTGTTGTTGACGATTACAATCACAAAAACCCTAAATCAATTATTCATCTTACAGATGAGCAAAGACAACCTTATTACTGGATATTCTATACTAAAAAATCGTTTTTCAGTTTTAGAAAATACATCGATTTCGATTTGGATATTACAACGAATACTATTTCGGAAAACGAAGTGGTAATTTGTAAAAGAGTTATTCAGCACGAAGAAGAAGGAAAAAAATAA